In Lytechinus variegatus isolate NC3 chromosome 18, Lvar_3.0, whole genome shotgun sequence, a single genomic region encodes these proteins:
- the LOC121405602 gene encoding cytochrome P450 2J5-like encodes MALDHISINDASLVSGVLKTSFLALLCYFLYQFFNGKRYNYPPGPTGLPFLGSVLSLIFTKKYQHEVVAQWTKKYGNVISIKLFNTRLVILRDEQLIQEVFGGHHVIDRPAMPVVEKITGRKFAGVAFANGEIWQEQRRFFLSAFKKPEVGGIRYENIIEDQAIRVLSEIEKSKGQMFQPKKWLYPAIGNIILKIATGVSFEYDDDKLRHLLVRSQRIFDAIGPGGLLNVVPILAAIPSRPKQLLTEGWSALFDYMKESVASHRSATGSQGDDFIKKYLEMSGKVEGKGSFDETNLLESSIEMMIGGLETSASSLEWLLHTLASHPEAQRRIRQEIAEVVGKDSFPQYSDHNRMPQTMAIIAECMRFRPVAPIPFTHIAVEDFKIGEYDIPKGTQITFNVWDLARSPMLWEKPEEFRPDRFLTKDGKFNKKREPSHFGVGRRICPGEVLARAEIFLFTTYIVKRFNLRRAEGTPENPKCLVGLTVRPESYHIHAEKIE; translated from the exons ATGGCACTGGATCATATTTCCATCAATGATGCTTCTCTTGTCAGCGGCGTCCTCAAAACATCATTTCTGGCTCTTCTTTGCTATTTCCTCTATCAGTTCTTCAATGGCAAACGGTACAATTACCCGCCAGGACCAACAGGTTTACCATTTCTGGGCAGTGTTTTGAGTCTGATTTTTACGAAGAAATATCAACATGAG gTGGTGGCTCAGTGGACGAAGAAGTATGGTAACGTCATTAGCATCAAGCTTTTCAACACTCGACTCGTAATACTGCGCGATGAGCAGCTCATTCAAGAAGTGTTTGGGGGCCATCACGTGATCGATAGACCGGCAATGCCTGTCGTCGAAAAAATCACTGGACGGAAGTTTGCTG GTGTTGCCTTCGCTAATGGTGAGATATGGCAGGAGCAGCGTCGCTTCTTTCTCTCCGCTTTCAAGAAACCTGAAGTAGGTGGGATCAG gTATGAAAATATCATCGAAGACCAGGCGATTCGCGTGTTGTCAGAGATTGAAAAGAGCAAAGGGCAAATGTTCCAACCTAAGAAATGGCTATATCCCGCCATTGGAAACATCATCCTCAAGATCGCAACCGGAGTTTCATTTGAGTACGACGACGATAAACTGCGTCATCTTTTGGTTCGCTCTCAGCGAATTTTTGACGCGATTGGCCCAGGCGGCCTATTGAACGTAGTGCCGATCCTTGCGGCTATCCCGTCTCGGCCGAAGCAACTGCTCACAGAAGGGTGGAGTGCGCTCTTTGACTATATGAAGGAGAGTGTCGCAAGCCACAGGTCTGCAACTGGGTCACAAGGAGATGACTTCATCAAGAAGTATCTAGAGATGTCTGGAAAG GTGGAGGGTAAGGGAAGTTTTGATGAAACCAACCTTCTTGAATCTTCCATCGAAATGATGATTGGTGGGCTAGAGACATCGGCCTCATCTCTTGAATGGCTTCTCCACACACTAGCATCGCATCCTGAAGCGCAACGTCGAATTCGTCAAGAAATAGCCGAGGTCGTCGGCAAGGACAGCTTTCCACAGTACTCCGACCACAACAGAATGCCCCAAACTATGGCCATCATTGCTGAATGCATGCGTTTCCGACCAGTGGCCCCTATTCCTTTCACTCACATTGCTGTTGAGGATTTCAAGATCGGCGAGTACGACATCCCAAAAGGCACACAGATCACGTTTAACGTCTGGGATTTGGCAAGAAGTCCGATGCTCTGGGAAAAGCCGGAAGAGTTTCGACCGGACAGGTTCTTGACTAAAGATGGGAAGTTCAATAAGAAGCGAGAGCCATCTCATTTTGGAGTGG GTCGAAGAATTTGTCCAGGCGAGGTATTGGCTAGGGCCGAGATCTTCTTGTTCACCACTTACATCGTGAAGCGCTTTAACCTCCGTCGGGCTGAAGGAACTCCAGAAAATCCAAAGTGCCTTGTGGGGCTTACCGTCCGACCGGAATCATACCATATCCATGCTGAGAAGATCGAGTAA